Proteins from a genomic interval of Phlebotomus papatasi isolate M1 chromosome 3, Ppap_2.1, whole genome shotgun sequence:
- the LOC129806831 gene encoding probable NADH dehydrogenase [ubiquinone] 1 alpha subcomplex subunit 12 produces the protein MSYFGLDKVSKLFRIIQQNGGIRASLYKLYRMDDLKEGRLVGVDKYGNKYFENPYFFYGRNRWVEYSPSFGLEYDGSQIPAEWFGWMHYKTDLPPDRDGSRPKYKWMVDHSENMSGTPGQYMPYTTTRPKIEAWDPKKQ, from the exons ATGTCCTATTTTGGACTGGACAAGGTGTCCAAGTTGTTCAGGATTATCCAGCAGAATGGTGGCATCCGGGCGAGTCTGTACAAACTCTACAG GATGGATGACTTGAAGGAGGGACGCCTTGTCGGTGTGGACAAGTATGGCAACAAATACTTTGAGAATCCCTATTTCTTCTACGGAAGAAATCGCTGGGTAGAGTATTCCCCTTCCTTTGGCCTAGAATACGACGGATCCCAAATCCCAGCTGAATGGTTCGGCTGGATGCACTACAAG ACGGACTTGCCGCCAGATCGCGATGGTTCCCGGCCAAAGTACAAATGGATGGTAGATCATTCTGAGAATATGTCCGGAACTCCGGGACAGTACATGCCCTACACCACAACTCGACCCAAAATTGAGGCATGGGACCCGAAGAAGCAGTAG